Proteins encoded together in one Diabrotica undecimpunctata isolate CICGRU chromosome 3, icDiaUnde3, whole genome shotgun sequence window:
- the LOC140436082 gene encoding uncharacterized protein, whose translation MKLTFHKKTYKTKNILRRASFALIREAIHDTRRDIDKVNSELLELHLVLSNSLHPILWNTLETISNFRAETNADLTKIKQLKKFNSLTAEQRPRKKETPPTETHKLVYNFSNLELNEATTSVLSKGFNFAVAPARIPVENIISEVESSITNIPPETAEIIRQDVLQILRTAKPPKRNLTREEKEALRDLQKNKEIIVLPADKGNATVVMNIDDYEKKLTDLLNDIAYEKIATDPTTYLEKTTKAKIKVSNIKKEDQPKLIPREKSSRCPKLYGLPKVHKVGMPLRPIVSSIGSPTQPLAKFLANQLQPYAEEADSYVKNAGHFIERIKDVTLDPGYLLVSFDVVSLFTNVPVEESLEIIGKKYQIPPDTVNLTRHCLNNTYFIYKDQRYKQVEGAPMGSPLSPVIANLFMQEIEIRAITTNQEPLTLQML comes from the exons ATGAAGCTTACGTTTCATAAAAAGacttataaaactaaaaacatcTTAAGAAGGGCCAGTTTTGCACTTATTAGGGAAGCTATTCATGACACGAGGCGGGATATCGACAAAGTCAATTCAGAATTACTAGAGCTACACCTAGTTCTAAGTAATAGTTTACATCCAATACTATGGAATACACTGGAAACAATATCCAACTTCCGAGCAGAGACAAACGCcgacttaacaaaaataaaacaactgaaaaAGTTCAATAGTCTAACAGCCGAACAAAGACCGAGAAAAAAGGAAACACCACCGACGGAAACACACAAATTGGTTTACAATTTTTCGAATCTCGAATTAAATGAGGCCACAACGAGTGTTCTGTCAAAAGGATTTAATTTCGCCGTAGCACCCGCACGAATCCCAGTTGAAAACATTATCAGCGAAGTAGAAAGTTCCATTACCAATATACCTCCGGAAACAGCTGAGATCATACGCCAAGACGTATTGCAGATATTACGGACAGCCAAACCACCAAAAAGAAATTTAACACGTGAGGAAAAAGAGGCGTTGCGAGATTTgcagaaaaacaaagaaataatcgtCCTTCCAGCGGACAAAGGTAACGCCACGGTAGTAATGAATATAGATGACTACGAAAAAAAATTAACAGATCTTCTAAACGACATAGCATACGAAAAAATTGCCACAGATCcaacaacgtatctagaaaaaACAACGAAGGCCAAGATCAAAgtttcaaacataaaaaaggaGGATCAGCCCAAGCTGATTCCACGCGAAAAATCATCTAGGTGCCCTAAGCTCTACGGTTTACCAAAAGTTCATAAAGTTGGGATGCCACTACGACCAATAGTTAGTTCAATCGGATCACCCACACAGCCGCTCGCAAAGTTCTTAGCCAATCAGTTACAACCGTACGCagaggaagcggattcttacgtcaagaacgcagGCCACTTCATCGAGCGTATAAAGGACGTGACTCTTGACCCGGGATATTTGCTAGTGAGTTTTGACGTGGTGTCACTTTTTACTAACGTCCCAGTAGAAGAATCGTTAGAGATTATAGGAAAAAAATACCAAATACCACCGGATACAGTAAACCTAACGAGACACTGCCTGAACAACACATATTTCATATACAAAGACCaaaggtacaaacaagtcgaGGGAGCACccatgggttcaccactgtcaccgGTGATAGCAAATCTGTTtatgcaagaaatagaaatacgagCAATAACAACG AATCAGGAGCCGCTTACACTGCAGATGTTGTAA